The genomic window AAGGCCATCGCAGGGCAGGCCACGGAGGGCCTTCTGCTGCCGTCTATCCTCGACGCGGCTGCCCACGCGGCCGTGGCCGAAGCCGTGGCCCAGGCCTGGCGGTCTGGCGAGGCAAGCACCCGGGACCAGCCGCGGCGGCGGACCCGAGCAAAGGAGTGAGCATGTTTCGACCACAGATTAAGGTTCTCGATTGCACCATCCGCGACGGCGGATTGGCGAACGATTCGCACTTCAGCCTGGAGACCGTCCGGGCCGTCTATCGCGCGTGCTGCGAGGCGGGCATCGATTACGTGGAACTGGGGTACCGCAACTCCAAAGAGATGTTCTCCCCTGACGAGTTCGGCCCCTGGCGGTTCTGCGACGAGGAAGACCTCAGGCGGGCGACCGACGGCATCGAAAACCCCGGCACAAAGATCGCCGTCATGCAGGACGCCCACAAGGCCTCGGCGGAGGACCTTTTGGAAAAGAAGGACTCGGTCGTGGACACGGTCCGCGTCGCCACGTACGTCAAGGACATTGACAAGGCGATCGCCATCGAGAACGCGGCGCGGGCGAAGGGCTACCAGACGACCATCAACATCATGTCCATCTCGACGGAACCGGACTTCGACCTGGACCCCGCGCTGGAACAGATCCGCGAGGAGACCGGCATCGCCGCCTGCTACGTCGTCGATTCCTTCGGAGCCCTCTATTCCGAGCAGGTGGACTTCTTCGTCGAAAAGTACAAACGCATCCTGGGCGAGGGGATTGAGGTCGGCGTCCACTTCCACAACAACCAGCAACTCGCCTTCGCCAACACCGTCGAGGGCATCATCAAGGGCGCCAACTTTCTCGATGGGACGATCTACGGCCTTGGCCGGGCCGCCGGCAACTGCCCCACGGAACTCCTCCTCGGGTTCCTCAAGAACCCGAAGTTCAACATCCGCCCCGTCCTCGACTGCGTCGTCCACACCGTCATGCCGCTCCAGAAAGAAATCGAGTGGGGCTACATGATTCCCTACGTGATCACCGGCATCCTGAATCAGCACCCGCGCGCCGCCATGGCGATGCTGAAGTCGGCCGGCCGCGACGATTACCGCACCTTCTACGACAAGATGCTGGAACTTGTGGAGTAGCCGCCGGCGTGTATAAT from Planctomycetota bacterium includes these protein-coding regions:
- a CDS encoding aldolase catalytic domain-containing protein is translated as MFRPQIKVLDCTIRDGGLANDSHFSLETVRAVYRACCEAGIDYVELGYRNSKEMFSPDEFGPWRFCDEEDLRRATDGIENPGTKIAVMQDAHKASAEDLLEKKDSVVDTVRVATYVKDIDKAIAIENAARAKGYQTTINIMSISTEPDFDLDPALEQIREETGIAACYVVDSFGALYSEQVDFFVEKYKRILGEGIEVGVHFHNNQQLAFANTVEGIIKGANFLDGTIYGLGRAAGNCPTELLLGFLKNPKFNIRPVLDCVVHTVMPLQKEIEWGYMIPYVITGILNQHPRAAMAMLKSAGRDDYRTFYDKMLELVE